The sequence GCGGGCGACTCTCGTCCACATGGGTAGCGTTCGGTCCCGAATCCCGGCGACTGCGCGGGCGCTCGTTGGCCACCTCGCGGAGTCGCGGGACCCGCGGGTCGCGACGATGGTGTTGCTCCGGAACGAGGTCGACTCCGAGATAGCGTCGATGACCGAACGCCTGTTTCTGAGCGTCGAGCGCGACCTCCAGCGGGCGCGCGAGGAGGGCGAGCTAGAGCCCACTCGCGGCGCGGCCGACGAGCAAGCCCGGTTCGACTACGACACGCGGCTCGTGTTGCCCGCGATGTTGACGCTCGGTCGGATTCACGTCGAGGCGGGCGACGTGCCGCTGGCCCGCCTCGGCCGGGACGTGGACCACGAACTCGTCGCTCGCGGGCGCGAGACGACTCGAAACGTGGTGCGTGCGCTGTTGGACGGGGACATGCGCGACGCCATCAACGACGACGAGTACGAGGACTTCGAGACGAACCTCCGGCCGCGCGAGCGCGTCGCCGAGTTGGCCCAATCGAGCCTGCAATCGGGCGTCGAGGAGTGGTTCGCCCGCGACGAGACCCCCGAGGAGGTCCGGGCGGCCTACGAGCGGGCGGTCGCCCTCTCCGAGCGCCACCAAGACGAAGACGAGGCGTTCCGCGAGTTGCTCGACCGGTTCAACGATTCGCCCCCGAACTCCGACGAGCGCGCGGCCGCCGCCGAGGCCATCCGCGACGAGTACAAGTTCGCCGAGAGCGACGGTGCGGACCTCTTCGAGGCGGCGACCGACCTGCCGTACTTCGCGACCCAGTACGCCCGCGTCGGCGTCCTCTACGAGGACATGCTCAACATGTACGAGGCCGACCTCGGGATGTCGCTGGGCGAGGGGTTCAAGCGCGCCATCGTGTTGATGGTCGTCGGCGCGCAGGTCGGACTGGACGACACCGACGACTACCCCGAAGACAAGGGGAGCCAACTCACGCCAGTCACTGCCGAGTTGAACCTCGCCGACAGTCGGGCGGCGGGCAGAGAGCGCGTCCGGAAGATTACGAACGCCTACCTCGACCGGGCCGACGACTGCGCCGACGACGGCGACCACCTCACGCGAATCGCCATCGAGTACATCCGCCAGCAGTCGCTCGACCGCATCGAACGGTTGTAACTGTGGTCTCTCCGGGGGCGTGGTTACACGGGAGAGACAGTAATCAAAAAGAATATAAGCGGGAGAGAATATTTTACTGCCAGACGACGCCGGGGACGGGACTGGCCGCGGCCCCGTCCCGGTCGCGACTCTACCCGAGAAACTGCCATGTACGGATTGGGAGAGGTCTGTCCGGGGGTCGAGGTCGAACCGGGGACGAACCTCCTGGTGGCCGGGCCGCCGATGACGGGCAAACGAACTCTCGCTCTGGAGATTCTCGCGCACGGCAACCGTCGCGGGGACGGAACCATCGTCGTCACGACGAAAGACGGCGGCGAGGACGTGCGTGAGGACCTCCGTGAGAGACTCGGCCGCGACGAAAACGCACCAATCGGTATCGTGGACTGTGTCTCCAAGCAACAAGGCATGAACCCCGCCCAGAGCGAAGACATCGCCTACGCCTCCTCACCCAAGGACATGACCGGTATCGGGATTCAGCTCTCGGAGTTCTTGCAGGGCTTCTACAAGGACCGCAACGTCCAGCGCAACCGCATCCTCCTCCACTCGCTCTCGACGCTGTTGATGTACTCGAACCTCCAGACCGTGTTCCGGTTCCTCCACGTGTTCACGGGCCGAGTCCAGAGTGCCGACGCGCTGGGCATCTTCGTCATCGACTCGACGGCCCACGACCAGCAGACGATGAGTACGCTCCAGCAGTTGTTCGACGGCCAAATCGAGGTCCGCGAGGGCGAGGACAACCGGTCGGAACTCCGGGTGAAGGGCGTCGGCGAGAACACCGACTGGCGGCCGGTGCCGGAGTTCTGAAGCCCGCGGTCCGGTGGGTCTCGACGTTCCCCTACCTCAACCCTTTTGCACGCAGGCGGCGTCACGTCAGGTATGCCCGTAGAGAGCGACGCCGAACTGCGCGAAATCCTCGGGATGACCCGCGTCGCAGTGGTCGGGTGCTCCTCGACGCCCGGTAAGGACGCCCACGAGATTCCGAAGTACCTACTGGAAAACGGTTACGAGGTGATTCCGGTCAACCCGACCGCCGACGAGATATTCGGGCGGACGGCCTACGACTCGCTCGCCGAGGTCGAGGAGAACGTCGAAATCGTGGACGTGTTCCGGCCCAGCGACGAGGTGGCGGGCATCGTGGACGAGGCGCTGGCCCGCGACGACGTGGCGGTCGTCTGGACGCAACTGAACGTCGCCGACAGCGAGGCCGCCGCGCGGGCCGAGGAGGCCGGACTGCGCGTCGTACAGGACAAGTGCATCAAGGTCGAACACCAGCGGCTGGTGTCCTGAAGAGCGGTCTGCGCGCTCGCGGTGTTACCGGAACCGTCGGACCAGTCGCAGGAACAGCGACACGGCGGTCCCGAGACCGGGCACGCGCGACGAGAGCGCCGCGGCCCCGACGAGCAGGAGGCCGCTCTTCTTGCGACCGCGGGCGAACGCCATCGCGGCGTCCACCAGCGTCGAGACGATGCTGAGCGTGTTCATCGAGTTGGAGTTGAAGTTCGCCATCGGAGGCAAACGTACGACCTCCAGACGTAAATAGACCCCCTGCCGGTCCGCGCTCGGAGCGACGACTCGCCGCTACGGAGGCGTTTTGTCCGTGCGGCGCGTATCGCTCGCAATGAGTTCCCCGGACACCTCCACCGTCTTTCTGGACTTGGACGAGACCATCTGCGAGCATCCCCGCTCGACCGCCGACCGACTCGCCGACGCGTTCGACGCGGCGGGCGTCGAACCGTTCTTCGACGTG is a genomic window of Halorussus salinus containing:
- a CDS encoding RAD55 family ATPase, which produces MYGLGEVCPGVEVEPGTNLLVAGPPMTGKRTLALEILAHGNRRGDGTIVVTTKDGGEDVREDLRERLGRDENAPIGIVDCVSKQQGMNPAQSEDIAYASSPKDMTGIGIQLSEFLQGFYKDRNVQRNRILLHSLSTLLMYSNLQTVFRFLHVFTGRVQSADALGIFVIDSTAHDQQTMSTLQQLFDGQIEVREGEDNRSELRVKGVGENTDWRPVPEF
- a CDS encoding CoA-binding protein, which gives rise to MPVESDAELREILGMTRVAVVGCSSTPGKDAHEIPKYLLENGYEVIPVNPTADEIFGRTAYDSLAEVEENVEIVDVFRPSDEVAGIVDEALARDDVAVVWTQLNVADSEAAARAEEAGLRVVQDKCIKVEHQRLVS